Proteins encoded within one genomic window of Merismopedia glauca CCAP 1448/3:
- a CDS encoding helix-turn-helix domain-containing protein, with protein MEQNILAQFGQCLRNARTKTGLSQEKLAEAANLDRTYISLLERGKRNPSLLCLASLCRALDINLSELFKPMQSDKSLDHNDIIGLDKTS; from the coding sequence ATGGAGCAAAACATCCTAGCTCAGTTTGGTCAATGTCTACGAAATGCTCGAACCAAAACAGGTTTATCTCAAGAAAAACTCGCTGAGGCGGCTAATTTAGATAGAACGTATATAAGTCTCCTTGAACGTGGCAAGAGGAACCCTTCTCTTCTATGTTTAGCCTCTTTATGTAGGGCATTAGATATTAACCTGTCTGAGCTTTTTAAACCAATGCAGAGCGATAAAAGCTTAGATCATAATGACATCATCGGATTGGATAAAACGTCTTGA
- the rpsD gene encoding 30S ribosomal protein S4, translating into MSRYRGPRLRVIRRLGELPGLTRKSARRAYPPGQHGQNRKKRSEYAIRLEEKQKLRLNYGVTEKQLLRYVRKARRATGSTGQTLLQILEMRLDNTVFRLGMAPTIPGARQLVNHGHVTVNGRVVDIASYQCRAGEMIGVRDNDKSRRMVESNLENPGLANVPNHLEFDKSNLTGKVNGTIDREWVALKINELLVVEYYSRQA; encoded by the coding sequence ATGTCTCGATATAGAGGTCCACGCCTAAGAGTTATCAGGCGGTTGGGCGAATTGCCAGGTTTAACTCGTAAAAGTGCCCGTCGTGCTTATCCCCCAGGTCAGCACGGTCAAAACCGTAAGAAACGTTCTGAATATGCGATTCGGTTAGAGGAAAAGCAGAAGCTACGCCTCAATTACGGTGTCACCGAGAAACAGTTGTTACGTTATGTGCGTAAAGCCCGTCGCGCCACTGGTTCTACCGGACAGACTTTGCTGCAAATTCTAGAGATGCGCCTAGATAACACGGTGTTTCGTCTAGGAATGGCTCCAACTATCCCAGGTGCTAGACAACTAGTTAATCACGGTCACGTCACCGTTAATGGTCGCGTAGTCGATATTGCCAGTTATCAATGTCGTGCGGGAGAAATGATTGGGGTTAGAGATAACGACAAATCCCGCCGCATGGTAGAGTCAAACTTGGAAAATCCTGGTTTGGCCAACGTACCAAATCACCTAGAGTTTGACAAGAGCAATCTCACAGGTAAAGTCAACGGTACAATCGATCGCGAATGGGTAGCTCTCAAAATTAATGAGCTATTGGTGGTTGAGTATTACTCACGCCAAGCTTAA